The following proteins come from a genomic window of Panulirus ornatus isolate Po-2019 chromosome 21, ASM3632096v1, whole genome shotgun sequence:
- the LOC139756447 gene encoding protein dpy-30 homolog: MDSEAESSDVKGSGGGGESNGESSAKRPRVDVSSLPTRQYLDQTVVPILLQAVTQLNKERPGDPIEWLANYLLKNKHQYTVNNS; encoded by the exons ATGGATTCCGAGGCAGAGTCTTCAGACGTT AAaggaagtggtggaggtggagagagtaATGGAGAATCATCTGCCAAGAGACCCAGGGTAGATGTTTCATCGTTACCAACCCGACAATACCTTGACCAGACTGTGGTGCCCATCCTTTTACAAGCTGTTACGCAACTCAACAAAGAAAG ACCTGGAGATCCCATAGAGTGGTTGGCTAATTACCTCCTCAAGAATAAGCATCAGTACACGGTTAACAACTCATAA